Proteins encoded in a region of the Littorina saxatilis isolate snail1 unplaced genomic scaffold, US_GU_Lsax_2.0 scaffold_376, whole genome shotgun sequence genome:
- the LOC138957913 gene encoding uncharacterized protein has product MAHVMFVESDVDGDGVLHLRELIDVFREYDDVDNPDGIVTREEYVKYQTRHDPELDGLSHELYNVYDVNNDHRLTMDDYDGFYRQMDVDTDDSVTEPEFTTYWTKLFNSVKHHTNLIC; this is encoded by the exons ATGGCGCACGTGATGTTCGTGGAGTCTGACGTGGACGGTGACGGCGTGCTTCACCTCAGGGAGCTGATCGACGTCTTCAGGGAGTACGACGATGTTG ATAATCCTGACGGCATAGTGACGCGTGAAGAGTACGTCAAATACCAGACACGTCACGACCCCGAGCTGGACGGACTGTCCCACGAGCTGTACAACGTCTATGACGTCAACAATGACCACCGCCTGACCATGGACGACTACGACGGCTTCTACAGGCAGATGGACGTGGACa CTGATGACAGTGTGACAGAACCAGAGTTCACGACCTACTGGACCAAG CTGTTCAACAGCGTCAAGCACCACACCAACCTCATCTGTTAG